AGGGGACTGCGCTGGCCCCCGGTGCCAGCCGGCAGTGCCTTGGGCTTTTGTGGTGGGAGAGGGATGGAGAGGAGGAACTTTCCCACCCTCAGGGCTCCAACCAGGATGTGTTTCCCCATCCTCTTGGGGCCCAGGCATAAGATCTCAGGACATTGGCTCTCAACCCTCATCGTGCTCTTAGGAAATACAGACGCCTGGCTTTGCAACTCTGGAATTCAGATTCAGTTGGTCTGGGGCAGCGCTTCCCAGTCTAGCGGGCTCAAGGATTGGCTGAAGAACTTGTTAGAATACAGATGCCAGGCGCCATACCCAGCGACTCCGATCCAGTCGGTGTGGGGTgcggcctgagaatctgcatttctgacaaaCTCCCCAGTGGTGCTGATGCTGCGGGTCCGCAGGCCAGCGTGGTGGGCCGGGGGCCGGCCATGACCATGCTAATAGGCAGCGGGGAACCAcgctggggcaggagggagggcaggccAGAGGGCTTCCGGGACGCGGAGCATCCACCGGCGCAAGGGCGCCTGGGAGCTGATGGAGGGCCGAGGTCGGGGAAGGGGCCGAGGTCGGGAAGGGGCGCGAGGAGGGGCTcggcccgccccgccccggctCAGGCCCCCCCCCAGCCCCGCCCGGCTCAGGCCCCGCCCCGGctcaggccccgcccccggctcAGGCCCCGCCCAGGctcaggccccgccccgccccgcccccaggaGCCGGGCTCCGCCTTCCTGCAGCTGGGCGTGTCCCTGGAGCAGCAGCTGCAGGTGCTGTTTAAAGTGCTGGAGGAGTACGACTGGAGCGCCTTCGCCGTCATCACCAGCCTGCACCCGGGCCACGCGCTCTTCCTGGAGGGCGTGCGCGCCGTCGCCGACGCCAGCCACGTGAGCTGGCGGCTGCTGGACGCGGTCACGCTGGAGCTGGGCCCGGAGGGCCGCGCGCGCGCATCCAGCGCCTGCTGCGCCAGCTCGACGCGCCCGTGTTCGTGGCCTACTGCTCGCGCGAGGAGGCCGAGGTGCTCTTCGCCGAGGCGGCGCAGGCCGGCCTGGTGGGGCCCGGCCACGTGTGGCTGGTGCCCAACCTGGCGCTGGGCAGCACCGATGCGCCCCCCGCCACCTTCCCCGTGGGCCTCATCAGCGTCGTCACCGAGAGCTGGCGCCTCAGCCTGCGCCAGAAGGTCCGCGACGGCGTGGCCATTCTGGCCCTGGGCGCCCACAGCTACTGGCGCCAGCACGGAACCCTGCCAGCCCCGCGGGGGACTGCCGTGCTCACCCTGGGCCCGTCAGCCCTGCCCGGGAGGCCTTCTACAGGTGGGCACCTGCCTGGGGCataggggtggggaggtggggagcgctTCGGGGGACCTGGGTGGCAGTGAACTTGGGCTGGCCAGCCACACCTCCCACTAGCTGCGTGCCTGGGGCCACATTACCCCCACCTGTCTGGGCCTTAGCGTCCTCATCTAACAAACAGCAGGTGTCGGGTGTGGCAAGGATTGTGGGGCCAATATAGGGAAGCACTTTGAACAATAACGCAATCAATGCCACCTGCTGTCGGTGGCGGcggtgaggcagaggcagggggtgCCTGGTCTTTGGCAGGCTGCAGGCATCTCTCCCTCTGGCAGGAACCTACTGAATGTCACCTGGGAGGGCCGAGACTTCTCCTTCAGTCCTGGTGGCTACCTGGTCCAGCCCACCATGGTGGTGATCGCCCTCAACCGGCACCGCCTCTGGGAGATGGTGAGAAGGGGGTGAGCCCAGGGGCCCTCAGTGTCCTCTCATTTAGTCCCCGCCTCCTCTTGTGCCCACAGCTGAGCAGAGAGTCCCTCTGTCCCTTATCCAACCCCTCATCTTCCAGGTCTCAGCTGAAACAAACATCTCCTCCATTGGGAAGCCTCCAGGTGCCCAGGGTGGGTGAGGTGCCCTGCTCTGGGCTCCCATAACACCCCGGCTTCCCTCCACCATAGAACTTTTCAAGCGCTCCTATCTCCTGGTCCTGCCCCTGCAGGAGTAACCCATGACCATGCTGGCCAGACAGGCTTGTAAACAATATGGAGAGACCAGTGCTTGAGTAGACATGTGCGAAAGATTGTGGGATTGGAGATAAGGAACAGGAATTAGTTCTGCCTGCAAAGGAAGAAACTGGGGAAGAGGTCACAGAAGATGGGATATTTGAGCTGGGCTGTGGAGGTTTGAGTAGGAGCCCACCAGGAAGAGGTGCTAGCCTGgaagagacagagggacagaagGGTTTGGAGCATGAAGGGCCTTGAGTGCTCAGCTAAGGACTTGCTGTCAAAGTCAGGGGGACCAGTACAGTGAGTGACACAGGGTCAGGTCTGGGCTTTAGGATGATGCTGTGGGTCAGCGTGGGTCAGCGTGGGTCAGCGTGGAGCTGTATGGAGAACACAGGGACCCAAGGCTGGGGGAGGCTGCCGGGAGCAGCACTACTCTGACCTGCCCCAGAGTCCCTAGGTGAGAGAGGGGATTCTTGGCCCTGGCAGGCTCCACCTAGAGGGTGGGGCTGTAGCGCTGAAGGCCCCAGGCTGAGGCTGTCACCCTCTACAGGTGGGGCGCTGGGAGCATGGCGTCCTATACATGAAGTACCCCGTGTGGCCTCGCTACAGTGCCTCTCTGCAGCCTGTGGTGGACAGTCGCACCTGACGGTGGCCACGCTGGAAGAGCGGCCCTTTGTCATCGTGGAGAGCCCTGACCCTGGCACAGGAGGCTGTGTCCCCAACACCGTGCCCTGCCGCAGGCACAGCAACCACACCTTCAGGTCTGCGGAGTGCCCTGGGAGGCTAGTGAGAGCTGGGTGCTGCCGTGTGATGGGCAGGTGTCGTGTATGTCTCCTGCTTGGGTGTGGGGCAGGGGTCCACGTGCCAGGCTGGGAGGAGTGGCTGGGGCGGGGCTGGGCCACGACGTGCTCTGACTCCTGGTGGTCTCATGACGGCATGGCTGCAGCAGCGGGGACATGGCCCCCTACACCAAGCTCTGCTGTAAGGGATTCTGCATCGACATCCTCAAGAAGCTGGCCAGGGTGGTCAAATTCTCCTACGACCTGTACCTGGTGACCAACGGCAAGCATGGCAAGCGGGTGCGCGGCGTATGGAACGGCATGATTGGGGAGGTAGGCCCCACCCACTCCCTCCTCACctgtcctgcctgcctgcctgctgcccagGCCCCATGTGGCTCTCAGATGCCCTCTAGAGGGGGGCATGGGCTGTCACCAATGATGACTCCTGGGGTGGTCAATACTGAAAGCTGAGCTCTGAGGGCCCCAGAGGGAACGATTGACTCAGCCCGTGGGTGCTAGAAGGGGTGCCCGGAGGTGCTTGTGCAGCGTGTCCACCCCTCAGGAATCCCTTTTTCAAACCTCCATGGCGTCCGGCCACCAGGTGTACTACAAGCGGGCAGACATGGCCATCGGCTCCCTCACCATCAATGAGGAGCGCTCCGAGATCGTAGACTTCTCTGTGCCCTTCGTGGAGACGGGCATCAGTGTGATGGTGGCTCGCAGCAATGGCACTGTCTCCCCCTCGGCCTTCTTGGGTGAGGCCCAGGGTGGGCAGAGACGGCTCCGGGGCAGAGGGGCCCACAAGGAGGGTGTGTACAGCTTGGGTGGAGATGGGGAGTTGGGTGGGCTCTCAGAGGCCAAGCACAGCAGCCTTGGGTCTTGGAGGTTGGCTGGAGGTGAGTGGAAAGGAGACAGGAGAAGTGAAGTCAGTGTTCGGTTCTAGGTATGGCTGCCAGGtgagggtggggttgggggtgtggGATGGGTCGTGGTGCCACTGTGAGTGGCAGGAAAACCCGGCAGGCAGGCTCGCCTCAGGATGGGCCATTGCCCAGGATGGTGGAACAAGTGGGGAGGCCCGTGGGGAGTTGAGGAGCGAGTGTAGTGTGGGAAGAGGTGTGTTGTTTCCTGGGTGAGAAGTCTGGCATTGGTTGGGCAGCCAGGTCCcatgctgggtgctggggctACAGCCGTAGTCTTTGCCTTCCCAAAGTGCCCAGTCAGAGCCCACGTGGGACATGAAGTGTGAGGTGGCAGAGAGCTGTGAGGACAGGCGAGCGGCAGGGGAAGAGCTGAGGCTGGCCAGACAGGAGTGGAAACCCCGGCTCTGCCCtgtcctgctgtgtggccttgggcaagtcacagaaCCTCTCTGAGCAGGCTCCTCAGCCacggaagagaggaaaaaaaacccacttcaTAGCATAGCAAGTGCTCATGATGGCAGGAGtgatttccctccctccctccccccattcccactcttcctttcctctttccttcctttttttttttttttttttgagacggcgtcttcctctgtcacacaggctggagtgcaatggtgccatcttggctcactacagcctggaactcctgggctcaagtgatcctcccacctcagcctcctgagcagctgggaccacaggtgcatgccgccacacctggctaatttttgtattttgtgtagagacagggtttcactatgttgcccaggctggtctccgaactcctggactcaagcagtccgcctgcctcagccccccaaaatgctgggattacaggtgtgagctactgcacctggccagtagtagtgatttcttttctttccttttttttgagactgagtctcgctctgttgcccaggctggagtgcagtggtgcactctcatctcactgcaactgccgcctcctgggttcaagtgattctcctgcctcagcctcctgagtagctgggactataggcatgtgccaccacgcctggctaatttttgtatttttagtagagacaggggtttcaccacattggccaggctggtctcgaactcctgatctcaggtgatccacccgcctcatcctcccaaagtgcttggcgAGAGCCACCAAGTGCGGCCAGCAGTAGTGATTTCTTACTCTAGGAGATAGAAACAGCCTTGTCCGAGGCCTGGGGTGGGTCTCCCCAGTTCCCTAGGCGCGGATTTCCATGTTGGTGGGATGAGGAATAAGACTTGGCCTCAGGGGCTCTGATTCTAGGCGGAACCACCAGATCATCCATGTGGGGCCAGGCAGGGGTTGTGAAGTCAAAGGAATGTTTCATGGGGTGGGTGACTTGTACCTGTCCCAGGgaagtggggggcggggggagaccAAGGATGCTGGAGAGCCTGACCTCTTTTGGGGGCCTCTCCTGGGGCTCTGCTGCTCTGAGTCAGGGGCCCGCTTGGCTGGGTCCGCAGAGCTGGTGGGCCCTTACTTTGATCACATGGACCTACCTGTCTCCACCCAGTGCTTCTGGGTTGGGGCAGGGAACATGCTGAGGCCTCTGAGCTGCCTCCCTCTGTCCCCAGAGCCATATAGCCCTGCGGTGTGGGTGATGATGTTTGTCATGTGCCTCACTGTGGTGGCCATCACCGTCTTCATGTTCGAGTACTTCAGCCCCGTCAGCTACAACCAGAACCTCACCAGAGGCAAGAGTAAGCCTTGCCTGGGCCTGGCAGGAGGGGTGGGCCTGGGCACCCTGAGGGCTGGGCTCAGGGGCAACGGGTCCTCCAGAGAATACCTTTGGGAGATCCCTTGCCTTTGGATGGCACACGCTGGGGGCCAgtcagatcacacacacacacacacacacacacacacacacgtgagcTCACTTGACCTGGTGAGGAAATGGCCAGGACGGGTCCCCGCGAAGGCCAGACTGAGACCGGAGCTGTGCAGTCGGGTGGGCTGAGCCCTGAGCCCTTTCATGGTGGGCAGGAGGAGCTCCAGCATCCCCCTCTTGCCCCCAGAGTCCGGGGGCCCATCTTTCACTATCGGCAAGTCCGTGTGGCTACTGTGGGCACTGGTCTTCAACAACTCAGTGCCCATCGAGAACCCGCGGGGCACCACCAGCAAGATCATGGTTCTGGTCTGGGCCTTCTTTGCTGTCATCTTCCTCGCCAGCTACACGGCCAACCTGGCCGCCTTCATGATCCAAGAGCAATACATCGACACTGTGTCGGGCCTCAGTGACAAGAAGGTTGTGGGGCCATggctggtggtgggggggggACACTGAGGGTGGGGACAGGCTGTGAGTGGGTAGACCCAGGACAGTCAGAGTCTGGGCAATTTgacctggaggctggggcaggaagaagcTTCAGGGCCTGCTGAgggggggctgggggctggggcaaGAGATGGCTCAGGGCCACCGACTGAGAGGCCTTGGGTAAGCCTCTCCCTGTCTCAGGCCTCAGAGTCTCCATTTGGAAAACACAGGAGTGGCCTGGACAGCCTTTAAGACCTTCTGCTCTGACTATGCAAGTCCACACTGGGGCTGGGCTCTGGGGTGAGTTTGGGGCTTTGGTGCCTGGAAGGCTGGAGGAAGGGTTGTGACTGGCTGCCGCCCTCCGCCTGCAGTTTCAGCGGCCTCAAGATCAGTACCCACCTTTCCGCTTCGGCACGGTGCCCAACGGCAGCACAGAGCGTAACATCCGCAGTAACTACCGTGACATGCACACCCACATGGTCAAGTTCAACCAGCGCTCGGTGGAGGACGCGCTCACCAGCCTCAAGATGGGGTGGGTCCCCAGCCCTGCACCCGCTGTCTCCATCCATGTGTCTCCCCAGTGACCAGCCTTAGCTCTCAATGTAGGGACAGTGGGACTGGGCTGTCCTGCAGGACTcctggggggtggagggaggaggtcTTGGAGCAGAGTGGAGCTTGAGGCAAAAATGGAAGGCCACCATGTGTCTCAGAACACAGCTGTGGTGCCGATCAAAGTTTAGCCTCAGCCTGAGGTGGTGGTTGGGACATTCTCTGAGTCTTAGGAGCACGGAGAGGGTGGGCAGAAAGGGTGGTGTGGCTTCTGGGAACAGACAGTCCCCTGGCCACTGTgcagaggagggtgggaggggtcCTCACTCCATCCAGGACCCAAGAGAACCAGACAAGGCTCTGTCCATTGGTCCGTCCCGGGGGTGCCCAGCAGGCTCATGTGGTTTAGACCCCTGCCACGCCCCAGTGTCggtgtcccctcccctcccatgtGGTCCCTAGCTCTGAGGCTCAGCCTGTCCCCAGGAAGCTGGATGCCTTCATCTATGATGCTGCTGTCCTCAACTACATGGCAGGCAAGGACGAGGGCTGCAAGCTGGTCACCATTGGGTCTGGCAAGGTCTTTGCCACCACTGGCTACGGCATCGCCATGCAGAAGGACTCCCACTGGAAGCGGGCCATAGACCTGGCGCTCTTGCAGTTCCTGGGGGATGGTGGGTACTGCCCCTGCTGGGATGCCCAGGGTGGGCTGTGGAGCCCAAGGCTGTCAGCATTTCCACCACCACTCAAGTTCCCAAGGCCTGTGGGCAGGGAGAGGTCTCTGGGGGGTGAGATGTTGGGGCAGTTGAGGTGGGCAGGTACTAGGAGCAACTGGAGAGAGACTTGAGGAAGGGATAGGTGTGCAGGGAGGGAGCAAGAACTGGGCTAGAGAGTCCCTTAAgggcaggaagacaggaaggggcTCAGGCCTCAtggtggaggtggggatgggtGGAGTGGCTGaactcctttcttcttccctaagACCCCTCCCATGATCTCTCCCAGATGAGCACCTCCTTCGCTCAGTATAGTATCTCCATGGCCATCTTGAGATTATGGATCTGCCCAGTCCCACATGTGTGAGTGGTCCAGCCCAGCCTGCCCCCAACCCAGAGAGAGCTTTCTGTTGAGAGGAGTTCCATTCTTGTTAGATAAGATATGGTCTagactgggtgtggtagctcatggctataaccccagcactttgggaggctgaggtgggaggatcacttgaagtcaagagtttgagaccagcctgggcaacacagcaagatcctgtctctataaatacaatttttaaaaaat
This Nomascus leucogenys isolate Asia chromosome 14, Asia_NLE_v1, whole genome shotgun sequence DNA region includes the following protein-coding sequences:
- the LOC115838268 gene encoding LOW QUALITY PROTEIN: glutamate receptor ionotropic, NMDA 2C-like (The sequence of the model RefSeq protein was modified relative to this genomic sequence to represent the inferred CDS: inserted 5 bases in 5 codons), with amino-acid sequence MAGPSGGHGWALGPALLLTSLFGAWVGXGRGQGEQGMTVAVVFGSSGLPQAQVRARLXPQSFLDLPLEIQPLTVGVNTTNPSSLLTHICGLLGAARIHGIVFEDNVGTEAVAQILDFISSQTHVPILSISGGSAVVLTPKEPGSAFLQLGVSLEQQLQVLFKVLEEYDWSAFAVITSLHPGHALFLEGVRAVADASHVSWRLLDAVTLEXGPGGPRARIQRLLRQLDAPVFVAYCSREEAEVLFAEAAQAGLVGPGHVWLVPNLALGSTDAPPATFPVGLISVVTESWRLSLRQKVRDGVAILALGAHSYWRQHGTLPXPAGDCRAHPGPVSPAREAFYRNLLNVTWEGRDFSFSPGGYLVQPTMVVIALNRHRLWEMVGRWEHGVLYMKYPVWPRYSASLQPVVDSXHLTVATLEERPFVIVESPDPGTGGCVPNTVPCRRHSNHTFSSGDMAPYTKLCCKGFCIDILKKLARVVKFSYDLYLVTNGKHGKRVRGVWNGMIGEVYYKRADMAIGSLTINEERSEIVDFSVPFVETGISVMVARSNGTVSPSAFLEPYSPAVWVMMFVMCLTVVAITVFMFEYFSPVSYNQNLTRGKKSGGPSFTIGKSVWLLWALVFNNSVPIENPRGTTSKIMVLVWAFFAVIFLASYTANLAAFMIQEQYIDTVSGLSDKKFQRPQDQYPPFRFGTVPNGSTERNIRSNYRDMHTHMVKFNQRSVEDALTSLKMGKLDAFIYDAAVLNYMAGKDEGCKLVTIGSGKVFATTGYGIAMQKDSHWKRAIDLALLQFLGDGETQKLETVWLSGICQNEKNEVMSSKLDIDNMAGVFYMLLVAMGLALLVFAWEHLVYWKLRHSMPNTSQLDFLLAFSRGIYSCFSGVQSLASPPRQPSPDLTASSAQASVLKMLQAARDMVTTAGVSSSLDRATRTIENWGGGRRAPPPPPCTTPRSGPSPCLPTPGPPPQPSPTGRGPPGGGRAALVRRAQQPPGRPPTPGPPLSDVSRVSRRPAWEARWPVRAGHCGRHLSASERRALPERPLSLTRCHYSSFPRADRSGRPFLPLFPEPPEPEDLLLLGAEQLARREALLHAAWARGSRPRHASLPSCVAEAFARPSSLPAGCTGPACARPDGHSACRRLAQAQAQSMCLPIYREACQEGEQAGAPAWQHRQHVCLHAHAHLPFCWGAVCPHLPPCASHGSWLPGAWGSLGHRGRTLGLGTGYRDSGGLDEVSRVACGTQGFPGPCTWRRISSLESEV